In one Haloplanus salinus genomic region, the following are encoded:
- a CDS encoding transcription initiation factor IIB: MSQARMECPECSGRLNTEGTETVCDRCGLVVDEYRIDHGPEWRSFADDDTNPERTGAPLVQSRHDRGLSTDIGRSTRVKGRKRRRLSRMRTQHNRAQISTKRERNQVYAFTEIRRLVGALSLPTHVRESACSLFRSAQEADLLRGRSLEGFASATVYATCRVCSVSRTVEEVVDAAKATEDEHRAAYRALNRELDVATGPIHPTEYVPRYASELDVSDSVRRRAEEHARRLRESGDAAGRNPSGVAAACLYTAARETGASLTQQAAADVADVTPVTVRNTYRLLQN, from the coding sequence ATGAGCCAGGCACGAATGGAGTGTCCGGAGTGCAGCGGCCGATTGAACACTGAGGGAACCGAGACGGTCTGTGACCGGTGTGGCCTCGTCGTCGACGAGTACCGAATCGACCACGGCCCCGAGTGGCGGTCCTTCGCAGACGACGATACGAACCCGGAGCGGACGGGCGCACCGCTCGTCCAGTCGCGTCACGACCGCGGCCTCTCGACCGACATCGGACGATCGACGCGGGTGAAAGGCCGGAAACGGCGACGACTCTCCCGTATGCGGACCCAGCACAATCGGGCACAGATTTCCACGAAACGCGAGCGGAATCAGGTGTACGCGTTCACCGAGATTCGGCGGCTCGTCGGCGCACTATCGCTTCCGACACACGTCCGGGAGTCGGCGTGTTCGCTCTTTCGCTCGGCACAGGAGGCCGACCTGCTCCGCGGTCGGTCGCTGGAGGGCTTCGCCTCCGCGACGGTGTACGCCACCTGCCGGGTGTGTTCGGTCTCACGCACCGTCGAGGAAGTCGTCGACGCCGCGAAGGCCACTGAGGACGAACACCGGGCGGCCTACCGCGCGCTGAACCGCGAACTCGACGTCGCAACCGGCCCGATCCACCCCACCGAGTACGTCCCGCGGTACGCGAGCGAACTCGACGTGAGCGACTCCGTGCGCCGGCGGGCCGAGGAGCACGCCCGCCGACTCCGCGAGTCGGGCGACGCCGCCGGTCGGAACCCGAGCGGCGTCGCTGCCGCCTGCCTCTACACCGCCGCTCGTGAGACCGGCGCGTCGCTCACGCAACAGGCCGCCGCCGACGTGGCCGACGTGACGCCCGTCACCGTCCGCAACACCTACCGACTCCTGCAGAACTGA
- a CDS encoding nucleotide-binding protein, whose product MIVAVAGGKGGVGKTTVAYNLGAALDAVVVDADLGMADLPRGRGPDLHDVLAGQADVSEAVRGGPVSLLPCGRSLAGARAADVRELAAVLRRVESEWSDVVVDCPAGLRADVGVPLAVADACVLVVSPRRFALADAVRTRELARELDAGVAGVALNRTTDADDPPTGVFRRVLGAPVSTVPADPRVGRSVEAERPVGTAASESVAAAAVRSLAASVRECRRTRR is encoded by the coding sequence GTGATCGTCGCCGTCGCGGGTGGCAAAGGCGGCGTCGGAAAGACGACGGTCGCCTACAACCTCGGTGCCGCGCTCGACGCCGTCGTCGTCGACGCCGACCTGGGGATGGCGGATCTACCCCGGGGCCGGGGGCCGGACCTCCACGACGTGCTCGCGGGGCAAGCCGACGTTTCCGAGGCAGTTCGCGGCGGCCCCGTGTCGCTCTTGCCGTGTGGACGGTCGCTCGCCGGCGCCCGCGCGGCGGACGTTCGCGAACTCGCCGCGGTGCTCCGGCGGGTCGAGAGCGAGTGGAGTGACGTGGTAGTCGACTGTCCGGCCGGTCTGCGTGCGGACGTTGGCGTCCCGCTCGCCGTCGCGGACGCCTGCGTCCTCGTCGTCTCGCCGCGCCGGTTCGCCCTAGCTGACGCGGTTCGGACGCGCGAGCTGGCGCGCGAACTCGACGCGGGGGTGGCCGGGGTCGCGCTCAACCGGACGACCGACGCCGACGACCCGCCGACCGGCGTGTTTCGGCGGGTGCTCGGGGCTCCGGTTTCGACGGTGCCGGCCGATCCGCGCGTAGGCCGGTCGGTCGAGGCAGAGCGGCCGGTCGGAACGGCAGCGTCGGAGTCGGTCGCGGCGGCGGCGGTCCGGTCGCTCGCGGCGTCGGTGCGTGAGTGTCGGCGGACGCGGCGTTGA
- a CDS encoding DUF7857 domain-containing protein — MDFDWSVTSLDGHDVTLVTVDLRNPSPVDRRVRVSNHLDGPVLPPKRAGVPESGWTEDGFTGVVSATGRRTLGYACPAPARRPPVSIVDDGRASGEDADATATAVRELGDPRPPSDAIPDVGEDESDGTEDGPPAATASEAEVPPAVESWLTTVETRIERGERLTDASVESATTTLGETSDVSELTEQVSADAAALGAVAQRAAALAERASTVDVPIEALRRLP; from the coding sequence ATGGACTTCGACTGGTCTGTCACGTCGCTCGACGGCCACGACGTGACGCTCGTGACGGTCGACCTGCGAAACCCGTCGCCGGTCGACCGACGCGTTCGCGTCTCGAACCACCTCGACGGCCCCGTGCTCCCGCCGAAACGTGCCGGAGTCCCCGAGTCCGGATGGACAGAGGACGGATTCACGGGCGTCGTGTCGGCGACGGGGCGGCGCACGCTCGGCTACGCCTGCCCGGCGCCGGCGAGACGGCCGCCGGTGTCCATCGTCGACGATGGACGGGCGAGCGGGGAGGACGCCGACGCGACGGCGACTGCAGTCCGGGAACTGGGCGATCCGCGGCCGCCCAGCGACGCGATACCGGACGTCGGGGAGGACGAGAGCGACGGGACTGAGGACGGGCCGCCGGCCGCGACGGCCTCCGAGGCGGAGGTTCCGCCCGCGGTCGAATCGTGGCTGACGACGGTCGAGACGCGGATCGAGCGCGGGGAACGGCTGACGGACGCGTCGGTCGAGTCGGCGACGACGACGCTCGGCGAGACGAGTGACGTGTCCGAACTGACCGAGCAGGTGTCGGCGGACGCCGCCGCGCTCGGAGCGGTTGCACAACGGGCGGCGGCGCTCGCGGAACGGGCGTCGACGGTAGACGTCCCGATAGAGGCGCTCCGGAGGCTGCCGTGA
- a CDS encoding DUF7856 family protein: protein MRVIVDGRAYEGRTIDLTGAGVSAAAVVESVGAADPPIHVDCPVPGDAHEHVRRLPPETFDRRAALATAARALGHTSPAQSALDDARSQLAELSAPPVNVGAARRRVAETGEKEERLRERVAELRGRLQARREVDADTTAVEAQLNEATTQLAEAETERIAAEQALERAETVARDARDRRERRLELEDRVANREREVRRDLAAAVWDRFRAALRSVPGTATAGSTPGTYEGDRVTAALAVARLAPLDAPVVVDGLDRIDGADAAASVLKTPVIYIG from the coding sequence GTGCGGGTGATCGTCGACGGACGGGCGTACGAAGGACGGACGATCGATCTGACGGGAGCGGGCGTGTCGGCGGCGGCCGTCGTGGAATCGGTTGGCGCCGCGGATCCACCGATTCACGTCGACTGCCCTGTACCGGGAGACGCTCACGAACACGTGCGACGACTTCCGCCGGAGACGTTCGACCGGCGGGCGGCACTCGCCACGGCGGCGCGGGCGCTCGGGCACACGTCGCCAGCGCAGTCGGCGCTCGACGACGCCCGGTCCCAACTGGCCGAGCTATCGGCGCCGCCGGTCAACGTGGGCGCGGCGCGGCGGCGGGTTGCCGAGACGGGTGAAAAGGAGGAACGGCTCCGCGAGCGCGTCGCCGAGCTTCGGGGGCGACTGCAGGCCCGTCGGGAAGTCGACGCGGACACGACTGCGGTCGAAGCGCAGTTGAACGAGGCGACGACCCAGTTGGCGGAGGCCGAGACCGAACGAATCGCGGCCGAGCAGGCGCTTGAACGGGCGGAGACGGTGGCCCGCGACGCGCGTGATCGCCGCGAGCGTCGCCTCGAACTCGAGGACCGCGTGGCGAACCGCGAACGTGAGGTCCGGCGGGACCTTGCGGCCGCGGTGTGGGACCGGTTCCGGGCGGCGCTGCGGTCCGTCCCCGGAACGGCGACGGCCGGGTCGACGCCGGGGACGTACGAGGGTGACCGCGTGACGGCCGCGCTCGCGGTGGCCCGCCTCGCCCCGCTCGACGCACCGGTCGTCGTCGACGGCCTCGACCGGATCGACGGCGCCGACGCGGCCGCGTCGGTTCTGAAGACGCCGGTCATTTATATCGGGTGA
- a CDS encoding DUF7855 family protein, with protein sequence MLLVVTYSRSARTTLRNVRRTHGSAVVREFGRAALFEETELGAFLALRLRAKHGDDVQIERTRPFNEFAAVPEAVRDAAEAYEKRDAASTPYDKFAAGTDHPDPDAMRGTEL encoded by the coding sequence TTGCTACTCGTCGTCACGTACTCGCGGAGTGCCCGAACGACGCTCAGAAACGTCCGTCGAACGCACGGGTCGGCGGTTGTCCGGGAGTTCGGCCGAGCGGCACTGTTCGAGGAGACGGAGCTGGGGGCCTTTCTGGCGCTCCGTCTTCGGGCGAAACACGGCGACGACGTACAGATCGAGCGGACGCGGCCGTTCAACGAATTCGCCGCCGTACCGGAGGCGGTGCGGGACGCCGCCGAGGCGTACGAGAAGCGGGACGCAGCGAGCACGCCATACGACAAGTTCGCCGCGGGGACGGACCACCCCGATCCGGACGCGATGCGGGGGACGGAGCTGTAG
- a CDS encoding DUF7854 family protein: MDRISAIRNVEQALREFEAGEADLAATEERVLAALRTYATEFSDETGLAAYVGRGDGAVEDVVVVASSRAEARDRIAEHATDVPEAFTIERVE, translated from the coding sequence ATGGACCGCATCTCCGCGATCCGAAACGTCGAACAGGCGCTCCGTGAGTTCGAGGCGGGCGAGGCCGACCTCGCAGCGACCGAGGAGCGCGTCCTAGCGGCGCTGCGGACGTACGCGACCGAATTTAGTGACGAAACGGGATTAGCGGCGTACGTCGGCCGCGGCGACGGGGCCGTCGAAGACGTCGTCGTGGTGGCGTCGTCGCGCGCCGAGGCCAGGGATCGGATCGCCGAACACGCGACAGACGTCCCGGAGGCGTTTACGATCGAGCGAGTGGAGTAG
- a CDS encoding LAGLIDADG family homing endonuclease, with product MAQSSPNQELVDRFVRFYRNYYRDAISRLAQRYPNEQRSLHVDYDDLYRFDQDLADDYLSQPDQISDFAEEALRMYDLPADVSLGQAHVRLRNLPDTVDIRSIRVHDNHVGRMIAVSGIVRKATDVRPKITEAAFECQRCGTMTYIPQSDGSFQEPHECQGCERQGPFRVNYDQSEFVDSQKLRVQESPEGLRGGETPQSIDIDIEDDITGKVTAGDHVTVTGVLHIDQVTEGNEKSQLFDLYMDGVSVEIEDEQFEDMEIDEADKREIIELSNHPDIYDEMVASVAPSIYGYDEEKLAMILQLFSGVTKHLPDGSRIRGDLHMLLIGDPGTGKCQKFDTKVVLGDGTERMLGELVESRLENPVAVDDGVYQPVGFPVQTVTADGSITVGQATKVWKRDAPDRMYRVRTESGREVEVTPSHPLFVQDSGYMDATRADELAVGDRIATRAGGVTNGGAGESTMPTSVVPDGGSTTVDGAGGHGGIRWDRIESIETTTPDYDWVYDLEVAGTHTYLGNGVVSHNSQLLSYIRNIAPRSVYTSGKGSSSAGLCVTGDTLIHTASGFEPVRELVKPHLSESVTTETSEPAEYDLYTFDRTSGEMTQQTSSYVWRMPKKECRRVETAHGKELETSTNTPVLVCGDDGIEWREISEIEAGDFVAVPKYEDPERSTPSPRAFFEFSAEKLKPDEESITVLRRRLREQFGTLRNAAAELDLTEDFIYDSLSNRHLPLSRLDRILDAIDVDRSDVGVARSMLGHGNSITIPESFDEDLMYLIGLVFGDGDIMLSRRGENRGHVRLSNSDEKLLRKAASIVEKTFDKSVEVERQDERVPCIRIHSATIARFFQYLGMESPKDGLSLDPRLTTAEHADAFLRGLFDADGSVSARDDGGSSIQFSTISDEFARQVQLMLETYGIRARRRERDRRGTYELEGGYEIESKAVQTHMAMYGQNIDIFAERIGFESTAKSAALDGIVGDATRRGERLPVGGALAATTGPAGAYYQNIYRGDNPSRKRARAMLKERDLGPVESAVREAVDASLVWDEVVSAVDTGEKELFDLTVPETNNFIGNGIVTHNTAAAVRDDFGEGQQWSLEAGALVLADQGIAAVDELDKMRCVTGDTIVHLADGSIRRIEELARDAAETGTVEELDNGRTIRDADVDAWTMTDDGRIVSRPVTAVHEYEAPTDLTDVRLETGERLTATDDHPFFVFEDGERVERAASDLSSGDWVYVPRAVPQSATDGGSMAVEPGGPQTAPTDGEGDGLSPGFSSILGYLSGDGNVFYDREHGSYGIRFTNAEEELLADFERACRKAFDAEPIRAPSEQRADGVETVRLSGRDYADAVLEAGMNLRTYDQKSFPEGLSNASKTAKAAFVRALADSEGTVDTQTGNVRIASASYELLLGTKHLLLEFGISSQLQTRERDGRRNLHVLAITSADSIRAFEQHIGFVLDRKASSLETVRENVSGDRTILDVIPECGDLLAELREALRLYQSECGIGDTTYCNFENGDANVSLRLGREIFDAFEQRREMASADLAELTPATGWETLEELRERYHVSQTELASMENGVTQQEISRNWGQDSSLRSTISTNLRAILTDVAQTDLSPLRELVSGDVKWRRVSDVRSTVADADDDRVEQLEHELADRLGCDETEAVERTRQLLTDEPDPETWNEIRELAERYDVSLDTIADGLDVDASTLSRWTRNVVNTARFDDVRAVTLDKIGDVKQELRNIIQEVGERKKPPHVYDLTVDGTHNFVANGMVVHNSEDRSAMHQALEQQSISISKAGINATLKSRCSLLGAANPKYGRFDQYEPIGEQIDLEPALISRFDLIFTVTDQPDPDKDAALAEHILRTNYAGELETQRTKVANPNHTAEEVASVTDTVDPEIDPDLLRKYIAYAKRTCFPTMTDEAKAAIRDFYVDLRAKGADEDAPVPVTARKLEALVRLAEASARVRLSDTVERADADRVIEIVRSCLQDIGVDPETGEFDADVIETGTSKSQRDRIKSIKDVIETVDAEYEKEAGAPLEAIVERAEAEGIEESKVMDQIEQLRRKGDLYSPKTDQYKVV from the coding sequence ATGGCGCAGTCGTCGCCGAATCAGGAACTGGTCGATCGGTTCGTCCGGTTCTACCGGAACTACTACCGCGACGCGATCAGCCGACTCGCACAGCGGTACCCCAACGAGCAACGCTCCCTCCACGTCGATTACGACGACCTCTATCGGTTCGATCAGGATCTCGCGGACGACTATCTCTCCCAGCCCGATCAGATCAGCGACTTCGCGGAGGAAGCCCTCCGGATGTACGACCTGCCCGCCGACGTGTCGCTCGGGCAGGCCCACGTCCGCCTGCGGAACCTGCCCGACACCGTCGACATCCGGTCGATCCGCGTCCACGACAATCACGTGGGGCGGATGATCGCCGTCTCGGGCATCGTCCGCAAGGCCACCGACGTACGCCCGAAGATCACCGAGGCGGCCTTCGAATGCCAGCGCTGTGGCACCATGACGTATATCCCCCAGTCCGACGGGAGCTTTCAGGAACCCCACGAGTGTCAGGGCTGTGAGCGACAGGGACCGTTCCGCGTCAACTACGACCAGAGCGAGTTCGTCGACTCCCAGAAGCTCCGGGTCCAGGAGTCGCCGGAGGGACTACGCGGCGGCGAGACGCCCCAGAGCATCGACATCGACATCGAGGACGACATCACCGGCAAGGTGACCGCCGGCGACCACGTCACCGTCACGGGCGTCCTCCACATCGATCAGGTGACCGAGGGCAACGAGAAATCCCAACTGTTCGACCTCTACATGGACGGCGTGAGCGTCGAAATCGAGGACGAACAGTTCGAGGACATGGAGATCGACGAGGCGGACAAACGCGAGATCATCGAACTCTCCAACCACCCCGACATCTACGACGAGATGGTCGCCTCCGTCGCCCCCTCCATCTACGGCTACGACGAGGAGAAACTCGCGATGATTCTCCAGTTGTTCTCAGGTGTGACCAAGCATCTGCCCGACGGGTCGCGGATTCGGGGGGATCTGCACATGCTGTTGATCGGGGATCCGGGTACCGGTAAATGCCAAAAATTTGATACCAAAGTCGTCCTCGGAGACGGGACGGAGCGAATGCTCGGCGAACTCGTCGAATCTCGGCTGGAAAATCCTGTGGCAGTCGACGACGGGGTGTATCAGCCGGTCGGTTTCCCCGTCCAGACGGTTACCGCCGACGGGAGCATCACCGTCGGACAAGCGACGAAGGTGTGGAAGCGGGACGCGCCCGATCGGATGTACCGGGTTCGCACCGAATCCGGTCGAGAGGTGGAAGTAACGCCCTCACACCCGCTGTTCGTTCAGGATAGCGGGTACATGGATGCGACCAGAGCCGACGAACTCGCAGTCGGTGATCGGATCGCAACTCGTGCAGGTGGTGTGACCAACGGCGGAGCGGGGGAATCGACAATGCCGACTTCCGTCGTTCCGGACGGTGGATCGACGACTGTCGACGGAGCGGGTGGGCACGGCGGCATCCGCTGGGACCGTATCGAGTCGATCGAAACCACCACTCCCGACTACGACTGGGTGTACGACCTCGAAGTCGCCGGTACGCACACGTACCTCGGCAACGGCGTCGTTTCACACAACTCCCAGCTCTTGTCTTACATTCGCAATATCGCTCCCCGATCCGTCTACACGTCGGGGAAGGGATCGTCGTCTGCCGGGCTCTGTGTGACGGGCGATACGCTAATCCATACGGCAAGCGGGTTCGAACCGGTTCGTGAACTAGTCAAGCCACACCTCTCCGAATCAGTTACTACGGAAACGTCCGAACCAGCCGAATACGATCTTTACACGTTCGACCGGACGAGCGGTGAGATGACCCAACAGACCAGTTCCTACGTCTGGCGAATGCCGAAAAAAGAGTGTCGACGGGTCGAGACAGCTCACGGGAAGGAACTGGAAACGTCGACGAATACGCCGGTCTTAGTCTGTGGCGACGATGGCATCGAGTGGCGCGAAATATCGGAAATCGAGGCCGGCGATTTCGTGGCCGTCCCGAAATACGAAGATCCTGAACGCTCGACGCCGTCACCACGGGCGTTCTTCGAGTTCTCGGCGGAGAAACTGAAGCCAGATGAGGAATCGATCACCGTCCTTCGACGGCGCCTGCGTGAGCAGTTCGGTACCCTTCGGAACGCGGCCGCAGAACTGGACCTCACCGAAGATTTCATCTACGATTCGCTGTCGAACCGACACCTGCCGCTCTCACGGCTCGATCGCATACTCGACGCTATCGACGTCGACCGTTCGGATGTCGGCGTAGCGCGGTCGATGCTTGGTCACGGGAATAGTATCACCATTCCAGAGTCGTTCGATGAAGATCTCATGTATCTCATCGGTCTCGTTTTCGGCGACGGGGACATCATGCTATCTCGTCGTGGCGAAAATCGTGGGCACGTTCGCCTCTCCAACAGCGATGAGAAGCTACTTCGGAAAGCCGCATCGATCGTCGAGAAGACGTTCGACAAATCGGTCGAAGTCGAGCGACAGGACGAACGTGTTCCCTGTATTCGTATTCACAGCGCGACAATCGCTCGCTTCTTCCAGTATCTCGGGATGGAAAGCCCGAAAGACGGCCTCAGTCTCGATCCGCGGCTGACGACGGCCGAACACGCCGACGCATTCCTCCGTGGCCTGTTCGACGCGGATGGATCGGTCTCCGCCCGCGACGATGGCGGATCGAGTATTCAGTTCTCGACGATCAGCGACGAGTTCGCTCGCCAGGTCCAGTTGATGCTGGAGACGTACGGCATTCGAGCGCGTCGTCGCGAGCGCGATCGACGTGGAACGTACGAACTGGAGGGTGGCTACGAAATCGAATCGAAGGCCGTACAGACGCATATGGCGATGTACGGGCAAAATATCGATATCTTCGCCGAACGGATCGGCTTCGAATCGACGGCAAAGAGCGCGGCCCTCGACGGCATCGTTGGCGACGCAACCCGACGAGGTGAACGGCTGCCGGTTGGGGGAGCGCTTGCGGCCACCACCGGACCGGCCGGCGCATACTACCAGAATATCTATCGTGGCGACAATCCGAGCCGAAAACGGGCACGCGCGATGCTCAAGGAGCGTGACCTCGGACCCGTCGAGTCGGCTGTCCGTGAGGCCGTCGACGCGAGTCTCGTGTGGGACGAAGTCGTCAGCGCTGTCGATACGGGAGAGAAAGAGCTGTTCGATCTCACTGTCCCCGAGACGAACAACTTCATCGGCAATGGCATCGTTACGCACAACACGGCCGCCGCCGTTCGCGACGATTTCGGCGAAGGACAGCAGTGGAGTCTGGAAGCCGGGGCGCTCGTGCTGGCCGATCAGGGCATTGCGGCGGTGGACGAACTCGACAAGATGCGATGTGTGACCGGCGATACGATCGTCCACCTCGCCGACGGATCGATCCGTCGAATCGAGGAACTCGCACGCGACGCCGCGGAAACGGGAACGGTCGAAGAACTCGACAACGGGCGGACGATTAGAGACGCCGACGTCGACGCATGGACGATGACCGACGACGGTCGGATCGTCTCACGGCCCGTGACGGCAGTGCACGAGTACGAGGCGCCGACGGACCTCACCGACGTCCGACTGGAGACTGGCGAGCGACTCACGGCCACCGACGATCACCCATTTTTTGTCTTCGAAGACGGGGAGCGGGTGGAGCGAGCGGCCAGTGACCTGTCGTCGGGCGATTGGGTGTACGTGCCGCGAGCGGTGCCACAGTCGGCGACGGACGGTGGGAGCATGGCCGTCGAGCCCGGAGGCCCCCAGACGGCGCCGACGGACGGGGAGGGCGATGGACTGTCCCCTGGCTTCAGTTCGATATTGGGCTACCTTTCGGGCGACGGAAACGTGTTCTACGACCGCGAACACGGAAGCTACGGAATCAGATTCACGAACGCCGAGGAGGAACTACTGGCCGATTTCGAGCGAGCGTGTCGAAAGGCGTTCGATGCGGAGCCGATCAGGGCACCCAGCGAACAGCGTGCCGACGGTGTCGAAACCGTCCGGTTGTCCGGACGGGACTACGCTGACGCCGTTCTCGAAGCGGGGATGAACCTGCGAACGTACGATCAAAAATCATTCCCAGAGGGGCTCTCGAACGCGTCGAAAACTGCCAAGGCGGCGTTCGTTCGGGCACTGGCTGACAGCGAAGGGACCGTCGATACGCAGACAGGGAACGTACGGATAGCCTCTGCGAGTTACGAACTCCTCCTCGGAACGAAACATCTCCTGTTGGAGTTCGGAATTTCGAGTCAACTGCAGACACGGGAACGCGATGGCCGTCGTAATCTCCACGTCCTTGCCATCACCTCCGCCGACTCGATCCGTGCGTTCGAGCAACACATCGGGTTCGTTCTCGACAGGAAGGCATCGTCACTGGAGACGGTCCGAGAGAACGTCAGCGGTGACCGGACAATACTGGACGTGATCCCGGAGTGTGGCGATTTACTCGCGGAACTACGCGAAGCCCTCCGGCTGTATCAGAGCGAGTGCGGGATTGGAGACACGACGTACTGCAACTTCGAGAACGGCGATGCGAACGTGTCGCTACGGCTGGGTCGGGAGATCTTCGATGCCTTCGAACAGCGCCGAGAGATGGCCTCGGCCGATCTGGCCGAACTGACTCCAGCAACAGGTTGGGAGACACTCGAAGAACTGCGGGAACGGTACCATGTCTCTCAGACGGAACTGGCCTCGATGGAGAACGGGGTTACTCAGCAGGAAATCTCCCGCAACTGGGGGCAAGATTCATCGCTCCGATCGACGATCTCCACCAATCTGCGGGCCATCTTAACCGATGTTGCGCAGACCGATCTCTCCCCGCTTCGCGAACTTGTTAGCGGCGACGTGAAGTGGCGCCGCGTCTCGGACGTGAGGTCCACAGTCGCGGACGCGGACGACGACCGGGTCGAGCAACTCGAACACGAACTGGCCGACAGACTCGGGTGCGACGAGACGGAGGCGGTCGAACGCACCCGCCAACTCCTCACCGACGAGCCCGACCCGGAGACTTGGAACGAGATTCGAGAGCTCGCGGAACGGTACGACGTCTCGTTGGATACGATTGCCGACGGCCTCGATGTCGACGCATCGACCCTCTCGCGCTGGACTCGAAACGTCGTCAACACGGCTCGATTCGACGACGTACGAGCTGTGACGCTCGATAAAATCGGGGATGTGAAACAGGAATTACGGAATATCATCCAAGAGGTCGGCGAGCGAAAGAAACCGCCTCACGTGTACGACCTCACCGTCGACGGCACCCACAACTTCGTCGCCAACGGGATGGTCGTGCATAATTCCGAAGACCGTTCGGCAATGCACCAAGCATTGGAACAACAAAGTATTAGTATAAGTAAGGCTGGAATAAACGCCACCCTCAAATCCCGCTGTTCCCTGCTGGGCGCCGCCAACCCGAAGTACGGCCGCTTCGACCAGTACGAACCCATCGGCGAACAGATCGATCTCGAACCGGCCTTGATCTCGCGGTTCGACCTGATCTTTACCGTGACGGACCAACCTGACCCGGACAAGGACGCCGCCCTCGCGGAGCACATCCTGCGGACCAACTACGCCGGCGAACTCGAAACCCAGCGGACGAAGGTGGCGAACCCGAATCACACCGCCGAGGAAGTGGCCTCGGTCACCGACACGGTCGACCCCGAAATCGACCCCGACCTCCTGCGGAAGTACATCGCCTACGCCAAGCGCACCTGTTTCCCGACGATGACCGACGAAGCGAAGGCGGCGATTCGGGACTTCTACGTCGATTTGCGCGCGAAAGGGGCCGACGAGGACGCGCCGGTGCCGGTGACGGCACGAAAGCTAGAGGCGCTGGTGCGGCTGGCGGAGGCGAGCGCGCGGGTACGCCTCTCCGACACCGTCGAGCGCGCGGACGCCGACCGGGTCATCGAGATCGTCCGTTCCTGCCTCCAGGATATCGGCGTCGACCCCGAAACCGGCGAGTTCGACGCCGACGTGATCGAGACGGGCACCTCGAAGAGCCAGCGCGACCGCATCAAGAGCATCAAAGACGTGATCGAGACGGTCGACGCCGAGTACGAGAAGGAGGCGGGCGCGCCGCTGGAGGCCATCGTCGAACGCGCCGAGGCGGAGGGCATCGAGGAGTCGAAAGTGATGGATCAGATCGAGCAGCTGCGGCGGAAAGGCGACCTGTACAGCCCGAAGACGGATCAGTACAAGGTGGTGTGA
- a CDS encoding conditioned medium-induced protein 4, translating to MDDKTAELRDIFLDATDGEGTVTERQAERRGSLVDVDDPEVVDGRLHDLVVTMRERYDFETALEPAGYVRLIRGFYAGDDDDALAEAVGVDRETVLRARLDCHLVREDDDDTPAVEASRKRAVRANDRFRDAFAELLTDADLSGRLASDSREDGLREATEDIETNVSL from the coding sequence ATGGACGACAAGACCGCGGAGCTACGCGACATTTTCCTCGACGCGACGGACGGCGAGGGGACGGTGACGGAACGACAGGCCGAGCGCCGCGGCTCACTGGTCGACGTCGACGACCCCGAGGTAGTCGACGGGCGGCTACACGACCTGGTCGTGACCATGCGCGAGCGCTACGACTTCGAGACGGCCCTCGAACCGGCGGGGTACGTCCGGTTGATCCGGGGGTTCTACGCGGGCGACGACGACGACGCGCTGGCCGAGGCGGTCGGCGTCGACCGGGAGACAGTGCTGCGGGCACGCCTCGACTGCCACCTCGTCCGCGAGGACGACGACGACACGCCGGCCGTCGAGGCGAGTCGGAAGCGAGCCGTCCGCGCCAACGACCGCTTCCGCGACGCCTTCGCCGAACTGCTGACGGACGCCGACCTGTCCGGCCGCCTCGCCAGCGACTCCCGGGAGGACGGTCTGCGGGAGGCGACGGAGGACATCGAGACGAACGTGTCGCTGTAG